The following proteins come from a genomic window of Gossypium raimondii isolate GPD5lz chromosome 5, ASM2569854v1, whole genome shotgun sequence:
- the LOC105767882 gene encoding disease resistance protein RGA5 isoform X1, with protein MKQKMVLKVQMNCEKCRTQALRIAAASQGVTSMAIQGQEKDELMVAGNGVDSVKLTRCLRKKLHHATILIVEEIKEKKKEEKKDDEKYTSPYYVCYPHIPCLHKLWFKIHANTKHVPSCDASLIHQVYVTPFPTYTRLYSGCKMDEKTSRYNERRMQICI; from the exons ATGAAG CAAAAGATGGTTCTGAAGGTGCAAATGAACTGTGAGAAATGTCGAACACAGGCTTTGAGGATTGCTGCTGCTTCACAAG GTGTGACTAGCATGGCAATACAAGGGCAAGAAAAAGATGAACTAATGGTAGCTGGAAACGGAGTGGACTCAGTTAAGTTGACTCGTTGTTTAAGAAAGAAGCTTCACCATGCTACCATATTGATCgtagaagaaataaaagagaagaagaaagaagagaagaaagatgatgaaaaatatacCTCGCCTTATTATGTATGTTATCCCCATATCCCATGCCTCCACAAATTATGGTTCAAGATCCATGCCAATACCAAGCATGTTCCatcatgtgatgcatcacttaTCCATCAAGTTTATGTTACTCCATTCCCGACCTACACAAGATTATACTCAGGGtgtaaaatggatgaaaaaacCTCAAGATATAATGAAAGGAGGATGCAAATATGTATTTGA
- the LOC105768604 gene encoding BTB/POZ domain-containing protein At1g55760: MSRMSDSAYRVETTARLAQWRIDNLASCTYRKSDPFKIGKWNWHLSVEKNRVLSVKLYPEISRENPPIASFIIRVVSSVGDRKALTHPEIIDKQLKNNDDFVWPIEVPLTGKFIIDVEFLDLKTASPNGGEPSSIWAEGFTTKQSNETALACLGRMLTEEINTDIIINVSDGSIGAHRAVLASRSPVFHSMFSHNLQEKELSTINISDMSIEVCQAFLRYIYGNIKHEEFLTHRLALLRAADKYDILDLKEACHESLTEDIDAKNVLERLQNAYLYQLQKLKMNCMRYLVKFGKIYDIRDDFHAFLQCADRELIADIFHEVLNTWKGF; this comes from the exons ATGTCCAGGATGAGCGATTCTGCTTATAGAGTTGAAACCACCGCTCGTCTTGCTCAATGGCGGATCGACAACCTTGCTTCTTGTACTTACCGCAAATCCGATCCTTTCAAGATCGGTAAATGGAACTG GCATTTATCAGTGGAGAAAAACAGGGTATTATCTGTTAAATTATACCCAGAGATTTCAAGAGAGAATCCTCCAATTGCTTCCTTCATTATTCGAGTTGTTAGCTCAGTGGGTGATCGAAAGGCTTTGACTCATCCAG AAATAATAGACAAACAGCTGAAGAACAACGACGATTTTGTGTGGCCTATTGAGGTTCCTTTGACAGGGAAATTCATTATTGACGTTGAATTTCTTGATCTAAAGACTGCATCTCCAAAC GGTGGGGAACCTTCCTCTATTTGGGCTGAAGGTTTCACAACAAAACAATCAAACGAAACAGCATTAGCATGCCTTGGTAGAATGTTAACCGAAGAGATCAACACCGACATCATCATCAACGTTTCCGACGGAAGTATCGGAGCTCACCGAGCCGTCTTAGCTTCGAGATCACCCGTGTTCCACAGCATGTTCTCACATAACCTTCAAGAGAAAGAACTTTCAACCATAAACATATCCGACATGTCGATCGAAGTTTGCCAAGCTTTCTTACGATATATTTACGGGAACATCAAACACGAAGAATTCCTAACTCACCGGTTAGCACTTCTTCGAGCGGCCGATAAATACGATATCTTGGACTTGAAAGAAGCATGCCACGAGAGCTTAACCGAAGATATCGATGCGAAAAACGTGCTCGAGAGGCTccaaaatgcatatttataccAATTGCAAAAGCTGAAAATGAACTGCATGCGGTATTTGGTGAAGTTTggtaaaatatatgatattcgAGATGATTTTCATGCATTCTTGCAATGTGCTGATAGGGAGCTTATAGCTGATATATTTCATGAAGTATTAAATACATGGAAAGGGTTTTAA
- the LOC105768610 gene encoding subtilisin-like protease SBT5.4, with the protein MKLSILSPLLLSVFLFSLLQSSTFAVRKSYIVYLGGHNHGLNPTSAELHRVKNSHYELLGSLVGSPETAKEKIFYSYTRNINGFAAILDEDEASQVSKHPNVVSVFLNKGRKLHTTRSWDFLRLERNGVIPSDSLWKKAKFGEDTIIGNLDTGVWPESKSFSDDGIGPIPSRWRGSCQRGVDDRFRCNRKLIGAKYFNRGYKAYLGEKLNATFKTVRDHEGHGSHTLSTAGGNFVDGASVFGYGNGTAKGGSPKARVAAYKVCWPPVNGNQCFDADIMAAFDAAISDGVDVLSVSLGGEPAEFFEDGIAIGSFHAVKKGISVVLSGGNSGPAPGTVSNLSPWMFTVGASTLDREFTSYVELGNKIRLKGASLAAATLKSKTSYPLIGADCAKAANASAVDAILCQPGSLDPTKVKGKILVCLRGINARTDKGKQALLAGAVGMILANDEKSGNEVIADPHLLPATHLNFTDGVTVFAYINSTKKPTAYLTPVKTQLDAKPAPFMASFSSRGPNMIDPAILKPDITAPGVSIIAAFSESVGPTEDESDTRRIPFTSQSGTSMSCPHVSGIVGLLKSLHPEWSPAAIRSAIMTTARTRDNTVNPMLDSDGNKATPFSYGAGHVRPNRAMDPGLIYDLTIDDYVNYLCARGYNQTTIQMFSNKPYVCPKSYNVADLNYPSITVPELNGTTIITRKVKNVGTPGTYKAHVQSPVGVMVTVHPSTLKFTKIGEEKKFEVRLKPSSKKVDAKGGVGYVFGVLRWCDGYHYVRTPLAVKRK; encoded by the exons ATgaagctttcaattctttctcCTTTACTTTTATCagtctttcttttctctcttttgcaGTCATCAACTTTTGCTGTTAGAAAG TCTTATATAGTGTATTTAGGAGGACACAATCATGGTTTAAATCCCACATCGGCTGAACTTCATCGAGTAAAAAATTCTCATTATGAATTACTGGGTTCATTAGTTGGAAG CCCTGAAACagcaaaagagaaaattttttaCTCATACACTCGAAACATCAATGGTTTTGCTGCAATCCTTGATGAAGATGAAGCATCACAGGTTTCAA AGCATCCAAATGTGGTTTCGGTTTTTTTAAACAAAGGAAGAAAGCTTCATACAACACGATCATGGGATTTTCTCAGGTTAGAGAGAAATGGTGTTATACCTTCGGATTCCCTTTGGAAGAAAGCAAAATTTGGTGAAGACACCATTATTGGAAACCTTGATACTG GTGTCTGGCCGGAATCGAAGAGCTTTAGCGACGATGGGATAGGACCGATCCCGTCTCGATGGCGAGGATCGTGTCAACGTGGCGTCGATGATCGTTTTCGTTGTAACAG GAAGTTGATCGGAGCCAAGTATTTCAACCGAGGGTACAAGGCTTACCTCGGCGAAAAGCTCAACGCGACGTTCAAGACTGTTAGGGACCACGAGGGTCATGGTTCTCATACTCTATCAACAGCTGGTGGTAACTTTGTTGATGGGGCTAGTGTTTTCGGTTATGGAAATGGTACTGCGAAAGGAGGATCGCCTAAAGCTCGTGTTGCAGCTTATAAAGTTTGTTGGCCCCCTGTTAATGGTAACCAATGTTTCGATGCGGATATCATGGCTGCTTTTGATGCTGCGATAAGTGACGGTGTTGATGTGCTTTCCGTGTCGTTGGGTGGTGAACCGGCTGAGTTTTTTGAAGACGGTATTGCGATTGGTTCCTTTCATGCTGTTAAGAAAGGGATATCTGTTGTTTTGTCTGGTGGAAACTCGGGACCTGCTCCTGGAACTGTTTCGAACTTGTCGCCGTGGATGTTTACGGTTGGTGCTAGTACACTCGATAGGGAGTTCACTAGTTATGTTGAACTAGGCAATAAAATACGTCTCAAGGGAGCCAGCCTTGCTGCAGCAACATTGAAATCGAAAACTTCTTATCCATTGATCGGTGCTGATTGTGCCAAAGCAGCCAACGCTTCAGCTGTTGATGC TATCCTGTGTCAACCAGGATCATTGGATCCCACCAAGGTTAAAGGGAAGATATTAGTATGTCTTCGGGGAATCAACGCAAGAACTGATAAGGGAAAGCAGGCTCTTCTTGCTGGTGCGGTTGGGATGATTCTCGCAAACGATGAGAAAAGCGGAAATGAAGTTATAGCTGACCCACATTTGCTCCCGGCTACTCACTTGAATTTCACCGATGGTGTAACAGTATTTGCATACATCAATTCAACCAA GAAACCTACAGCATATTTAACACCAGTGAAGACACAATTGGATGCAAAGCCCGCACCATTTATGGCTTCTTTTTCTTCTAGGGGACCCAACATGATTGACCCTGCAATCCTTAAG CCGGATATAACCGCACCAGGAGTAAGCATCATTGCAGCATTCTCTGAATCAGTCGGTCCAACAGAAGATGAATCCGACACACGTAGAATACCGTTCACCTCGCAGTCTGGAACTTCCATGTCCTGCCCGCACGTTTCTGGCATCGTCGGTCTTCTCAAGAGTCTCCACCCCGAATGGAGCCCAGCAGCCATAAGATCCGCGATCATGACCACCGCTAGAACGAGAGACAACACTGTCAACCCAATGCTTGATTCAGATGGTAACAAGGCAACCCCGTTCAGTTACGGCGCAGGACATGTGAGACCAAACCGTGCAATGGATCCAGGCCTCATTTACGACTTAACCATCGACGATTACGTGAACTACTTGTGTGCTCGTGGCTACAACCAAACCACAATACAAATGTTTTCGAACAAGCCCTACGTTTGTCCAAAATCATACAACGTTGCGGACTTGAACTACCCTTCCATAACAGTCCCTGAACTCAATGGCACAACCATCATTACGAGGAAAGTTAAGAATGTGGGTACACCAGGGACATATAAAGCTCATGTTCAATCACCGGTCGGAGTTATGGTTACGGTTCATCCATCAACATTGAAATTTACAAAGATCGGTGAAGAGAAGAAATTCGAAGTGAGGTTAAAACCGAGTAGTAAAAAAGTGGATGCGAAGGGAGGTGTAGGGTATGTATTTGGGGTATTGAGATGGTGTGATGGGTATCATTACGTGAGAACTCCATTGGCAGTGAAACGTAAGTAG
- the LOC105768612 gene encoding uncharacterized protein LOC105768612 — translation MSTEAPATMEIETVPSEPKLESNPLPPKPKFEPLKAHEMSDGRVQFRKVSVPPHRYSPLKKYWMDIYTPVYEQMKIDIRMNLKARKVELKTRQDTPDISNLQKCADFVQAFMLGFDVPDAIALLRLDELYVESFEIKDVKTLRGEHLSRAIGRLLGKGGKTKFAIENATKTRIVIADTKIHMLGSFANIKIARDSLCSLILGSPAGKVYSKLRQVSARLAERF, via the coding sequence ATGTCTACTGAAGCACCGGCCACCATGGAGATCGAAACCGTGCCTTCCGAGCCTAAACTCGAGTCAAATCCTTTACCCCCAAAGCCAAAATTTGAGCCTCTTAAGGCACACGAGATGTCAGACGGTCGAGTCCAATTCAGAAAGGTTTCGGTTCCACCTCATAGGTATTCACCTCTCAAGAAATACTGGATGGATATCTATACTCCTGTTTATGAACAAATGAAGATCGACATCCGTATGAATCTCAAAGCTCGGAAAGTCGAACTGAAAACACGACAAGACACTCCCGACATTAGTAACCTACAAAAATGTGCAGATTTTGTCCAAGCTTTCATGTTGGGTTTCGATGTTCCGGATGCCATTGCTCTTTTGAGATTAGACGAGTTATATGTCGAGTCGTTTGAAATCAAGGATGTGAAAACACTTAGAGGAGAACACTTGTCTCGTGCTATAGGAAGGTTGTTGGGAAAGGGAGGTAAAACGAAGTTTGCTATCGAGAACGCTACGAAGACTAGGATCGTCATTGCCGATACTAAGATTCATATGTTGGGATCTTTTGCTAACATCAAGATTGCTAGGGATTCACTTTGTAGCCTCATTTTAGGTTCACCTGCTGGTAAGGTTTACTCTAAACTTAGACAAGTTAGTGCTAGATTGGCTGAAAGGTTTTGA